A single genomic interval of Malania oleifera isolate guangnan ecotype guangnan chromosome 13, ASM2987363v1, whole genome shotgun sequence harbors:
- the LOC131145858 gene encoding uncharacterized protein LOC131145858, translating to MNPPAFVGGLDPMVAENWVQEIEEIMAILDCTNKQKVRYTAFKMTKNAKRWWLSVKLLEEQRLVKIAQTCEQFKELFFDRYFPLSIREEKIEEFTNLTQGNMTVGEFVTKFVELSRFASFMIPNEARMVRKFKKGLR from the coding sequence ATGAACCCTCCGGCCTTCGTAGGAGGACTTGATCCAATGGTTGCggagaattgggtacaggagatagaggagatcatggCTATACTCGACTGCACGAACAAGCAGAAGGTCCGTTATACCGCATTTAAGATGACCAAAAATGCAAAACgttggtggctttctgtgaagctactagaggagcagagactggtAAAGATAGCACAGACCTGTGAGCAATTTAAAgagctattctttgataggtattttcccttATCTATCAgggaggaaaagattgaagagtttaCTAACCTGACCCAGgggaatatgactgttggggagtTTGTAacgaaatttgtggagctatctcgcttcgcatCCTTTATGATCCCAAATGAGGCAAGGAtggttagaaaatttaaaaaaggcTTGAGATGA
- the LOC131145856 gene encoding uncharacterized protein LOC131145856, whose translation MYQENEVWKEQLQVMQEENMSGSSDAFNPCLMPNLMLLSKLKVPNFEKFSGSECSLAHLGVYLQKMAAHCGDDNLLIQHFQDSLTREALRWYRIKIHTWDDVACAFITQYNNDIASNKLTLLNMGKKASRYSHDQDENMSAQSYPQVEKGKAVCLFDDFFKDPCFDHPIEGISQNFADLRITGKEVKGAVKIKDVQYTMPEQSSLKGVEKKKQR comes from the coding sequence ATGTATCAGGAAAATGAAGTATGGAAAGAACAACTACAAGTTATGCAGGAAGAAAACATGTCTGGCTCGTCGGATGCTTTCAACCCTTGTTTGATGCCGAATTTAATGTTACTTTCAAAGCTCAAAGTTCCAAATTTTGAGAAATTTAGTGGGTCCGAATGTTCGCTAGCTCACTTGGGGGTGTATTTACAAAAGATGGCTGCACATTGTGGCGATGATAATCTGCTTATCCAACATTTCCAAGATAGCTTGACTAGGGAAGCCTTAAGATGGTATCGAATAAAGATTCACACATGGGATGATGTAGCTTGCGCTTTTATCACTCAGTACAACAATGATATAGCTTCAAACAAGTTAACTTTACTGAATATGGGGAAGAAGGCGAGTAGGTACTCTCATGATCAAGATGAAAATATGTCAGCACAGAGTTATCCTCAGGTTGAAAAAGGAAAAGCTGTCTGTTTATTTGATGACTTTTTCAAGGATCCGTGTTTTGACCACCCTATTGAAGGTATCTCTCAGAATTTTGCTGACTTAAGAATTACTGGAAAGGAGGTTAAAGGAGCGGTCAAAATAAAAGATGTGCAATATACAATGCCAGAACAAAGTTCTTTGAAAGGGGttgaaaaaaagaaacaaaggtGA